One part of the Streptomyces ferrugineus genome encodes these proteins:
- a CDS encoding aminoglycoside phosphotransferase family protein has product MSSPTKMHADEMDIDEELVARLVAEQFPRWAGLPVVRVASAGTDNAMYRLGDDMVVRLPRLPGGARQVDTEHRWLPRLAPHLPLAIPTPLAKGEPAAGYGLPWGVYDWLDGENAHDAPITELRGAAERLGRFVAALRKVDAVGGPPSWRGGPVGESDDDVRTAIRELAAAGTLDAPAATALWEHTLGLPQWTAAPVWLHGDLLPGNLLTSSGHLTAVIDFGGLGVGDPAADTIAAWAVFDAEAREVFRAAADVDDATWARGRGWAFCFGLMAEHYYGDVCGNGTNPVLAGVGRRAVSEVLAEWQPDEPHSRDQRLDGPRSPN; this is encoded by the coding sequence ATGTCGTCGCCCACGAAGATGCACGCCGATGAGATGGACATCGACGAGGAACTGGTCGCCCGGCTGGTCGCGGAGCAGTTTCCGCGGTGGGCCGGGCTGCCGGTGGTGCGGGTCGCCTCCGCCGGGACCGACAACGCCATGTACCGGCTGGGCGACGACATGGTCGTACGGCTGCCGCGGCTCCCCGGCGGGGCCCGCCAGGTCGACACCGAGCACCGCTGGCTGCCGCGGCTGGCCCCGCACCTCCCCCTCGCCATCCCCACACCGCTGGCGAAGGGAGAACCGGCCGCCGGTTATGGACTTCCCTGGGGTGTGTACGACTGGCTGGACGGCGAGAACGCCCACGACGCGCCGATCACCGAACTACGCGGAGCCGCCGAGCGGTTGGGACGCTTCGTGGCGGCGCTGCGGAAGGTGGACGCGGTCGGCGGCCCGCCGTCCTGGCGGGGCGGCCCGGTCGGCGAGAGCGACGACGACGTCCGCACCGCGATCCGGGAGCTGGCCGCCGCCGGCACGCTGGACGCGCCGGCCGCGACCGCGCTCTGGGAGCACACCCTCGGCCTCCCCCAGTGGACCGCCGCCCCCGTCTGGCTCCACGGCGACCTCCTGCCGGGCAATCTGCTGACCTCTTCCGGCCACCTCACCGCGGTCATCGACTTCGGCGGCCTCGGCGTCGGCGACCCCGCCGCCGACACCATCGCGGCCTGGGCGGTCTTCGACGCCGAAGCCCGCGAGGTCTTCCGCGCGGCGGCCGACGTCGACGACGCGACGTGGGCGCGGGGGCGGGGGTGGGCGTTCTGCTTCGGGCTGATGGCCGAGCACTACTACGGCGACGTCTGCGGGAACGGCACGAATCCGGTACTGGCGGGGGTGGGAAGGCGTGCGGTGAGCGAGGTACTGGCGGAGTGGCAACCGGACGAGCCGCACAGCCGAGACCAACGACTGGACGGACCACGATCCCCCAACTGA
- a CDS encoding class F sortase: MRSRRSAGDAAIAAVTLLSLCSGAWLLSSGAGTPAPPQPSPSQAGARETGRPRTVGTDALPPSPPDRIRIPSIQVDAPLMGLGLTKAGSLDVPPAERKNLAGWYEAGTTPGETGTAIVAGHVDNADGPAVFYRLGALRKGSTIEVDRRDGGTARFSVDAIEVYDAKAFPDEKVYGAAARPELRVITCGGGYSRTTGYRGNVVVFAHLVGSSGR, translated from the coding sequence GTGCGCAGTCGAAGGAGTGCCGGTGACGCCGCCATAGCCGCCGTCACCCTCCTCTCCCTCTGCTCCGGCGCCTGGCTGCTGAGCAGCGGCGCCGGGACGCCCGCCCCGCCGCAGCCGTCGCCCTCGCAGGCCGGCGCGCGGGAGACCGGCCGGCCCCGCACCGTGGGCACCGACGCGCTGCCGCCCTCGCCTCCCGACCGCATCCGCATACCCTCGATCCAGGTCGACGCGCCCCTGATGGGCCTGGGGCTGACGAAGGCGGGCAGCCTCGATGTGCCGCCGGCCGAGCGGAAGAACCTCGCCGGGTGGTACGAGGCCGGGACCACGCCCGGCGAGACGGGCACCGCTATCGTCGCCGGCCATGTCGACAACGCCGACGGGCCCGCCGTCTTCTACCGCCTCGGCGCCCTGCGCAAGGGCAGCACGATCGAGGTGGACAGGCGCGACGGCGGCACGGCCCGGTTCTCGGTCGACGCGATCGAGGTGTACGACGCGAAGGCGTTCCCCGACGAGAAGGTGTACGGCGCGGCGGCGCGCCCCGAGCTGCGGGTGATCACCTGCGGCGGGGGTTACTCACGGACGACCGGGTATCGGGGCAATGTGGTGGTCTTCGCTCATCTGGTCGGCAGCAGCGGTCGCTGA